A single Candidatus Methylomirabilota bacterium DNA region contains:
- the xerC gene encoding tyrosine recombinase XerC: MRGDADLVPAFLRYLAAERGASAHTLRSYAADLAELQAFLRGARVPGLAAADARVLRGYLAWLHGRGLAKSSIARKLASVRSCYRFLARRELVAANPARQLASPRLPRRLPSVLPKDESKDLLDAPSEDTLAGRRDRALLELLYASGLRVAECCGLDLEDLDRRHGTVRVMGKGSKERVVPVGEIALEALDAYLDRRGGGNGPIFRNARGTRLSTRSVHSIVRRRARAAGLARRVTPHTLRHTFATHLLGEGADLRFIQELLGHSRLSTTQRYTHVSPEHLMKVYDAAHPRAV; the protein is encoded by the coding sequence ATGCGTGGCGACGCCGACCTGGTGCCCGCGTTCCTCCGGTATCTCGCCGCGGAGCGGGGGGCGTCGGCCCATACCTTGCGTAGTTACGCTGCTGATCTGGCCGAGCTCCAGGCCTTCCTGCGCGGCGCACGGGTGCCCGGCCTCGCCGCCGCCGACGCGCGCGTCCTGCGTGGCTATCTCGCGTGGCTGCATGGCCGGGGGCTCGCGAAGTCGTCCATCGCCCGCAAGCTCGCGTCGGTCCGGAGCTGTTACCGCTTCCTGGCGCGGCGCGAGCTGGTCGCGGCCAACCCCGCGCGCCAGCTCGCGAGCCCGCGGCTGCCCCGGCGGCTTCCGTCGGTGCTGCCAAAGGACGAGTCCAAGGACCTGCTCGACGCGCCGTCGGAGGACACCCTGGCGGGCCGGCGCGATCGCGCGCTCCTCGAGCTGCTCTACGCGAGCGGCCTGCGCGTGGCCGAGTGCTGCGGCCTCGACCTGGAGGACCTCGATCGTCGCCACGGCACCGTACGCGTGATGGGGAAGGGCAGCAAGGAGCGTGTGGTCCCGGTGGGCGAGATCGCCCTCGAGGCGCTGGACGCCTACCTCGATCGACGCGGAGGCGGAAACGGGCCCATCTTCCGCAACGCGCGGGGCACCCGGCTGTCCACCCGGAGCGTTCACTCGATCGTGCGGCGGCGCGCGCGCGCGGCGGGGTTGGCCCGGCGGGTCACGCCCCACACGCTGCGCCACACCTTCGCCACGCATCTGCTCGGCGAGGGCGCCGATCTCCGCTTCATCCAGGAGCTGCTCGGCCACAGCCGGCTCTCCACCACCCAGCGCTACACCCACGTGAGCCCCGAGCACCTGATGAAGGTGTACGACGCGGCCCATCCCCGCGCGGTATGA
- the hslV gene encoding ATP-dependent protease subunit HslV, translated as MSAPGGDAVFHATTVVAVRHRGTVAVGGDGQVTLGQTVVKASARKVRKLHHGRVLAGFAGAAADAFTLFARFEAKLEEHRGNLVRSAVELAKDWRTDRVLRRLEALLAVADAEASLIVSGTGDVIEPDDGLIGIGSGGPSALAAARALVSHSSLDAPAIVEQALRIAAGICIYTNEQVTVEALP; from the coding sequence ATGAGCGCGCCGGGCGGGGACGCGGTGTTCCACGCCACCACGGTGGTGGCGGTGCGCCATCGCGGCACGGTCGCGGTGGGCGGCGACGGCCAGGTGACGCTGGGCCAGACCGTGGTCAAGGCGAGCGCGCGCAAAGTCCGCAAGCTCCACCACGGGCGCGTGCTCGCGGGCTTCGCGGGGGCGGCCGCGGACGCGTTCACGCTCTTCGCTCGCTTCGAGGCCAAGCTGGAGGAGCACCGCGGGAACCTGGTCCGGTCGGCGGTGGAGCTTGCCAAGGACTGGCGGACCGATCGGGTCCTGCGGCGGCTCGAGGCCCTGCTCGCCGTGGCCGACGCCGAGGCCTCGCTGATCGTCTCGGGCACCGGCGACGTGATCGAGCCCGACGACGGGCTCATCGGCATCGGCTCGGGCGGTCCCTCCGCCCTCGCCGCCGCCCGAGCGCTGGTCTCCCACTCCTCGCTGGACGCGCCCGCCATCGTCGAGCAGGCGCTCCGCATCGCGGCCGGGATCTGCATCTACACCAACGAGCAGGTCACCGTGGAGGCCCTCCCGTGA
- the hslU gene encoding ATP-dependent protease ATPase subunit HslU, translated as MSALTPAEIVAELDRYIVGQHRAKRAVAIALRNRWRRQNLPPALRDEVAPKNIIMIGPTGVGKTEIARRLARLAQAPFIKVEASKYTEVGYVGRDVESMIRDLTEQAVNMVKAEMTAQVRERADAIAEERLLDLLLPRRHGEAFTSSTLEEIAPDASRDATREKLRAQLRAGKLEDRLIEVELAAAGGPMVQLFGGQGMEEVGMNLQNMLSQMMPGRTRRRRVKVGEARKLITQDEAQKLIDMDEAVAQAVQRVENAGIVFLDELDKVAGREGGHGPDVSREGVQRDLLPIVEGSTVTTKYGSVRTDHILFIAAGAFHVAKPSDLIPELQGRFPIRVELEPLTREDFVRILSEPENALVRQYTELLQTEGVRLRFTPEAVEAVAEIASQVNQRTENIGARRLYTIMEKLLDEVSFQAPDWNGKEIVIDAEYVHSRLAEVLKDEDLSRYIL; from the coding sequence GTGAGTGCGCTGACGCCGGCTGAGATCGTGGCCGAGCTGGACCGCTACATCGTGGGCCAGCATCGCGCCAAGCGCGCGGTGGCCATTGCCCTCCGCAATCGCTGGCGGCGGCAGAACCTGCCCCCCGCGCTGCGCGACGAGGTCGCGCCGAAGAACATCATCATGATCGGCCCCACCGGCGTGGGAAAGACCGAGATCGCGCGCCGTCTCGCCCGCCTCGCCCAGGCGCCCTTCATCAAGGTGGAGGCCTCCAAGTACACCGAGGTGGGCTACGTGGGGCGCGACGTGGAGTCGATGATCCGCGATCTCACCGAGCAGGCGGTCAACATGGTGAAGGCGGAGATGACCGCCCAGGTGCGCGAGCGAGCCGACGCCATCGCCGAGGAGCGGCTGCTCGATCTCCTGCTCCCGCGCCGGCACGGCGAGGCCTTCACCTCGAGCACGCTCGAGGAGATCGCCCCCGACGCGTCGCGGGACGCCACGCGCGAGAAGCTTCGCGCCCAGCTCCGCGCCGGCAAGCTCGAGGACCGGCTCATCGAAGTCGAGCTGGCCGCCGCCGGAGGGCCGATGGTCCAGCTCTTCGGCGGCCAGGGCATGGAGGAGGTGGGCATGAACCTCCAGAACATGCTTTCCCAGATGATGCCGGGACGCACACGCCGCCGCCGCGTCAAGGTGGGCGAGGCGCGGAAGCTCATCACCCAGGACGAGGCGCAGAAGCTCATCGACATGGACGAGGCGGTGGCCCAGGCGGTGCAGCGGGTGGAGAACGCGGGCATCGTCTTCCTGGACGAGCTGGACAAGGTGGCGGGGCGGGAAGGGGGGCACGGGCCCGACGTGTCCCGGGAGGGCGTGCAGCGGGACCTCCTGCCAATCGTCGAGGGCTCGACGGTCACCACGAAGTACGGGAGCGTGAGGACCGACCACATTTTGTTCATCGCCGCAGGGGCCTTTCACGTCGCCAAGCCCTCCGACCTGATCCCGGAGCTGCAAGGTCGCTTCCCCATCCGGGTAGAACTCGAGCCCTTGACGCGAGAGGACTTTGTCCGCATTCTGAGCGAGCCCGAGAATGCCTTGGTGCGGCAGTACACGGAGCTCCTCCAGACCGAGGGGGTCCGGCTGCGGTTCACGCCCGAGGCGGTCGAGGCGGTGGCGGAGATCGCCTCCCAGGTCAACCAGCGGACGGAAAACATCGGAGCCCGGCGCCTTTACACCATCATGGAGAAGCTTCTGGATGAGGTATCGTTTCAGGCGCCCGACTGGAACGGCAAGGAGATCGTCATCGACGCCGAGTACGTCCACTCGCGGCTGGCCGAGGTCCTGAAGGACGAGGACCTGTCCCGGTACATCCTCTAG
- the argB gene encoding acetylglutamate kinase, whose amino-acid sequence MPPLDMDRMILRAEVLLEALPYLQAFQGRTLVIKYGGAAMEKADLKEQFARDVLLLRLIGIRPVIVHGGGPQIGALMKRLGKEPHFVGGMRVTDPETMEIVEMMLGGKINKEIVGLINMHGAHAVGLSGKDGNLLRARRRLHRMPDGRVVDIGLVGEVETVNGDMIRLLVEAGLIPVIAPIGVGVEGETYNINADLVAGDVAAALRAEKLIHLTDVQGINGQDGKLISRLTKREAERLIESGVIEGGMLPKVESSLKAIEGGAAKAHIIDGRIAHAVLLEVFTHEGIGTEIVF is encoded by the coding sequence ATGCCCCCCCTGGATATGGACCGTATGATCCTCAGGGCGGAGGTGCTCCTGGAGGCCCTGCCGTATCTGCAAGCCTTCCAGGGCCGCACCCTCGTCATCAAGTACGGCGGGGCGGCCATGGAGAAGGCCGACCTCAAGGAGCAATTCGCGCGCGACGTCCTCCTGCTCCGCCTCATCGGCATCCGTCCCGTCATCGTGCACGGGGGCGGCCCCCAGATCGGCGCCCTCATGAAGCGGCTCGGCAAGGAGCCGCACTTCGTGGGCGGGATGCGGGTCACCGACCCGGAGACGATGGAGATCGTTGAGATGATGCTGGGCGGGAAGATCAACAAGGAGATCGTGGGGCTGATCAACATGCACGGGGCCCACGCGGTGGGCCTCTCGGGCAAGGACGGCAATCTCCTCCGCGCGCGCCGACGCCTGCACCGGATGCCCGACGGTCGCGTGGTGGACATCGGCCTCGTGGGCGAGGTGGAGACGGTGAACGGGGACATGATCCGCCTCCTCGTCGAGGCGGGGCTCATCCCGGTGATCGCCCCGATCGGCGTGGGCGTCGAGGGCGAGACCTACAACATCAACGCCGATCTCGTGGCGGGCGACGTGGCGGCGGCCCTTCGCGCGGAGAAGCTCATCCACCTCACCGACGTGCAGGGGATCAATGGCCAGGACGGCAAGCTCATCTCGCGCCTCACCAAGCGGGAGGCGGAGCGGCTGATCGAGTCCGGGGTGATCGAGGGCGGCATGCTGCCGAAGGTCGAGTCGTCCCTCAAGGCCATCGAGGGAGGCGCCGCCAAGGCCCACATCATCGACGGCCGGATCGCCCATGCAGTGCTCCTCGAGGTCTTCACCCACGAGGGCATCGGCACCGAGATTGTCTTTTAG
- a CDS encoding aspartate aminotransferase family protein: protein MDTKALLETGGKHLMAFTKRAPIALVRGEGMRVWDSDGKEYLDFTGGIAVTALGHSHPRVVGTIREQATTLMHVSNLFHIPQQTHLAKLLCDHSFADRVFFSNSGAEANEAAIKLARKWAKEHGASDRGDIITMRGGFHGRTLATVTATAQEKYHHGFEPLPGGFKYVPFNDLRSVERAIDSHTAGIMVEPIQGEGGVNIPDDGYLPGLRKLCDEAGVCLIFDEIQTGMGRTGRLWGYEHSGVAPDVMTVAKALANGVPIGATLATDEVASAFAPGTHGSTFGGNPFATAVGLTVLTTLIEERLPERADRMGRLLVAELEKVRARRGAAVKAVRGRGCLVGMDLVPPVADVLGACRDRGLLVLTAGDNTLRLAPSLVLDEKDVARAVSIIDEALGTVAG, encoded by the coding sequence GTGGACACCAAGGCCCTGCTCGAGACCGGCGGCAAGCACCTCATGGCGTTCACCAAGCGGGCGCCCATCGCGCTGGTGCGCGGCGAGGGGATGCGGGTCTGGGACTCCGACGGCAAGGAGTATCTCGACTTCACCGGCGGCATTGCCGTGACCGCGCTGGGGCACTCGCATCCGCGCGTGGTGGGGACGATCCGGGAGCAGGCGACCACGCTGATGCACGTGTCGAATCTGTTCCACATCCCGCAGCAGACTCACCTCGCCAAGCTCCTCTGCGATCACTCCTTCGCCGACCGGGTATTCTTCTCCAACTCGGGCGCGGAGGCCAACGAGGCGGCGATCAAGCTCGCGCGGAAGTGGGCCAAGGAGCACGGAGCGAGCGACCGCGGCGACATCATCACGATGCGCGGCGGGTTCCATGGACGAACGCTGGCCACCGTGACGGCCACCGCGCAGGAGAAGTATCACCATGGCTTCGAGCCGCTGCCCGGCGGGTTCAAGTACGTGCCGTTCAACGACCTCCGCTCGGTGGAGCGCGCGATCGACAGCCACACCGCGGGGATCATGGTGGAGCCCATCCAGGGCGAGGGCGGGGTCAACATCCCCGACGACGGCTACCTCCCCGGCCTTCGCAAACTCTGTGACGAGGCCGGCGTGTGCCTGATCTTCGACGAGATTCAGACCGGCATGGGCCGCACCGGCCGCCTCTGGGGCTACGAGCACTCCGGCGTGGCCCCGGACGTCATGACGGTGGCGAAGGCGCTGGCCAACGGCGTGCCCATCGGCGCGACCCTCGCCACCGACGAGGTGGCTTCCGCCTTCGCCCCCGGCACCCACGGCAGCACGTTCGGCGGCAACCCCTTCGCCACCGCGGTGGGCCTTACCGTGCTCACCACGCTCATCGAGGAGCGCCTCCCCGAGCGGGCCGACCGGATGGGACGGCTCCTCGTCGCCGAGCTCGAGAAGGTGCGGGCCCGCCGCGGGGCCGCGGTCAAGGCGGTGCGCGGACGCGGCTGCCTCGTCGGCATGGATCTGGTGCCGCCGGTGGCCGACGTGCTCGGCGCGTGTCGCGACCGCGGGCTGCTCGTCCTCACCGCGGGCGACAACACTTTGCGCCTCGCCCCCTCCCTCGTGCTCGACGAGAAGGATGTGGCACGCGCCGTCTCCATCATCGACGAGGCGCTGGGCACCGTCGCGGGATGA
- the argF gene encoding ornithine carbamoyltransferase, whose translation MKHFLSIQDLEREDVGRLFRLTAELKSRTKARDRGTPLAGRAMALIFEKPSLRTRVTFEVGMFQLGGSAVYLSAQEIGLGKRESVPDIARNLSRWVDVIAARVFAHATVEGLAEHAAVPVINGLSDREHPCQAMADYFTLWERGLDLAKVRLAWIGDGNNVCHSVLLLGALLGTRMVVATPPGYEPAPAIIDTCRRLGARIEQTTEARDAADGADVIYTDAWVSMGQEAERERRHEAFQRYQVNEALLRFAPRALVMHCLPAHRGEEVTDPVLDGPQSVILDQAENRLHAQKAVILHLLGGD comes from the coding sequence ATGAAGCACTTCCTCTCGATCCAGGACCTCGAGCGCGAGGACGTTGGGCGCCTCTTCCGGCTCACCGCCGAGCTGAAGTCGCGGACCAAGGCGCGCGACCGCGGCACCCCGCTCGCCGGACGCGCCATGGCGCTCATCTTCGAGAAGCCCTCGCTCCGCACCCGCGTGACGTTCGAGGTGGGGATGTTCCAGCTCGGCGGCTCCGCGGTGTACCTGTCCGCCCAGGAGATCGGCCTTGGCAAGCGCGAGTCGGTGCCCGACATCGCCCGCAACCTCTCACGGTGGGTCGACGTCATCGCCGCGCGCGTGTTCGCCCACGCGACGGTGGAAGGGCTGGCCGAGCACGCCGCCGTGCCCGTCATCAACGGCCTCTCGGACCGCGAGCACCCCTGCCAGGCGATGGCCGACTACTTCACGCTGTGGGAGCGGGGCCTCGACCTGGCCAAGGTCCGCCTCGCGTGGATCGGCGACGGCAACAATGTCTGCCACTCCGTGCTCCTCCTGGGTGCGCTGCTGGGCACCCGTATGGTGGTGGCGACGCCGCCCGGCTACGAGCCGGCGCCCGCCATCATCGACACCTGCCGCCGACTCGGCGCCAGGATCGAGCAGACCACGGAGGCGCGCGACGCGGCCGACGGCGCGGACGTGATCTACACCGACGCGTGGGTGAGCATGGGCCAGGAGGCGGAGCGCGAGCGCCGCCACGAGGCCTTCCAGCGCTATCAGGTCAACGAAGCGCTGCTCCGCTTCGCGCCCAGGGCGCTGGTGATGCACTGTCTGCCTGCTCACCGGGGCGAGGAGGTCACCGATCCGGTGCTCGACGGGCCGCAGAGCGTGATCCTCGATCAGGCCGAGAACCGGCTGCACGCCCAGAAGGCGGTCATCCTCCACCTCTTGGGCGGCGACTAG
- a CDS encoding argininosuccinate synthase, translating into MGKKARKVVLAYSGGLDTSVILRWLIETYRCEVVAYCADLGQGEELIPIREKALRTGASGVHIKDLREEFVRDFVFPMLRANAVYEGTYLLGTSIARPLIAKAQVEVARAAGADAVSHGATGKGNDQVRFELTYAALAPDLTVIAPWREWDLNSRTALIEFAKQHDIPVPVTTERPYSSDRNLFHMSFEGGILEDPWAEPPPKMFLLSNSPEAAPDVPVYVEIEYEAGNPVAVDGDGLGPAALLERLNRLGGEHGIGRVDLVENRFVGMKSRGVYETPGGTILHHAHRAIESLTLDREALHLRDTLVPRYAEMIYYGFWFSPEREAVQRLIDGIQADVTGTVRLKLYKGNVMVAGRKSPKSLYRTDYVTFEADRVYRQKDAEGFINLNALRLKIRALRDAR; encoded by the coding sequence GTGGGGAAGAAGGCCAGGAAGGTCGTGCTGGCGTACTCCGGAGGCCTCGATACGTCCGTGATCCTCCGCTGGCTGATCGAGACGTATCGATGCGAGGTGGTCGCGTACTGCGCCGACCTCGGGCAGGGGGAGGAGCTGATCCCCATTCGTGAGAAGGCGCTGCGCACCGGTGCCTCCGGCGTGCACATCAAGGATCTCCGCGAGGAGTTCGTCCGCGACTTCGTGTTCCCCATGCTGCGCGCCAATGCCGTCTACGAGGGCACGTATCTTCTCGGCACCTCGATCGCGCGGCCGCTCATTGCCAAGGCGCAGGTCGAGGTGGCCCGCGCGGCCGGGGCGGACGCGGTGAGCCACGGCGCCACCGGCAAGGGCAACGATCAGGTGCGCTTCGAGCTGACCTACGCCGCGCTCGCCCCCGACCTCACTGTGATCGCGCCGTGGCGGGAGTGGGACCTCAACTCCCGGACCGCCCTCATCGAGTTCGCCAAGCAACACGACATCCCGGTGCCGGTGACCACCGAGCGGCCGTACTCGAGCGACCGGAATCTCTTTCACATGTCGTTCGAGGGCGGCATTCTCGAGGATCCGTGGGCCGAGCCGCCGCCGAAGATGTTCCTGCTCTCGAACTCGCCGGAGGCCGCGCCCGACGTCCCGGTGTACGTGGAGATCGAGTACGAGGCGGGCAACCCGGTGGCGGTCGACGGCGACGGCCTGGGGCCGGCCGCGCTGCTCGAGCGCTTGAACCGACTGGGCGGGGAGCACGGGATCGGCCGCGTCGACCTCGTGGAGAATCGCTTCGTCGGCATGAAGTCACGGGGGGTGTACGAGACGCCGGGCGGCACCATCCTCCACCACGCCCACCGGGCGATCGAGTCGCTCACTCTGGACCGGGAGGCGCTACACCTGCGCGACACCCTCGTCCCGCGCTACGCGGAGATGATCTACTATGGCTTCTGGTTCTCGCCCGAGCGTGAGGCGGTGCAGCGGCTGATCGATGGGATCCAGGCCGACGTGACCGGCACCGTTCGGCTCAAGCTCTACAAGGGCAACGTCATGGTCGCCGGGCGCAAATCACCGAAGTCGCTCTACCGCACCGACTATGTCACCTTCGAGGCGGATCGTGTCTATCGTCAGAAAGACGCGGAAGGCTTCATCAACCTCAACGCGCTCCGGCTCAAGATCCGCGCCTTGCGCGACGCGCGGTAG